One Pelodiscus sinensis isolate JC-2024 chromosome 24, ASM4963464v1, whole genome shotgun sequence DNA segment encodes these proteins:
- the CRTC2 gene encoding CREB-regulated transcription coactivator 2 isoform X2 translates to MAASGSGAGPGPGSSAAAGASNPRKFSEKIALQKQRQAEETAAFEELQAQKLRLAHSRGPYYSGSLPNVNQIGSGVSEFQGPLHSPLDSARSTRHHGLVERVQRDPRRMMSPLRRYVRQIDSSPYSPAYLSPPPEPGWRRNVPWGNFPMEKGHLFRLPSALNRTNSDSALHTSVMNPSPQDAYLGPSQGAPPPNRRGGFLDGDEDSKVFLFQVPPIEENFLDDNKHLLKPWDTKKLSSSSARPRSCEVPGIHVFPSPAQPANTPLLPNALNTGGSLPDLTSLHFPSPLPTPLDPDEPSYPSLSGGSSTGNLASTMTHLGISSSMGLGTGYGSAGLTSPMQSSLSHPALQSSLSNPNLQASLRPQSSASMPSSLSTPSLSSSLSTPSLPSSLSSQSMQSSPSNPSLQAGSSSASYSPLVQASLSTSPRRRAPLSPLTLPMGGESRRQHPKQFSPTMSPTLSSITQGVPLDTSKLPVDQRLPPYPCNQPGLLAQSQQQQHGAPAQRPYLPQYPHSPSLQQQLCQPLGDFSLGSLEQFGMGESPPGSIPLNHHGFPEGLGALNYPSAESLGLSASGSLHEPRLLSRHALSNCSRHGPIPNIVLTGDSPPGISKEVASALAGVPGFEVDTSLGLEEDLKIEPLTLDGLSMLSDPYALLTDPAVEDSFRTDRLQ, encoded by the exons TTGCAGGCGCAGAAGCTGCGGCTGGCTCACAGCCGGGGCCCCTACTACAGCGGCTCACTGCCCAACGTCAACCAGATCGGGAGCGGCGTCTCCGAGTTCCAG GGTCCCCTGCATTCGCCTCTGGACTCGGCGCGCAGCACCCGGCACCACGGGCTGGTGGAGCGAGTGCAGCGCGACCCCCGGCGGATGATGTCCCCGCTGCGCCGCTATGTGCGCCAG ATCGACAGCTCTCCCTACAGCCCGGCCTACCTGTCGCCGCCTCCCGAGCCCGGCTGGAGAAG GAACGTGCCCTGGGGGAACTTTCCCATGGAGAAGGGCCACTTGTTCCGGCTGCCCTCCGCGCTCAACAG AACAAATTCGGATTCGGCGCTTCACACGAGCGTGATGAACCCCAGCCCGCAGGACGCGTACTTGGGCCCCTCGCAGGGCGCCCCCCCTCCCAATCGCAGGGGCG GTTTCCTGGACGGGGATGAGGACAGTAAAG TGTTCCTCTTCCAAGTGCCGCCCATCGAGGAGAACTTCCTGGACGACAACAAGCACTTACTGAAGCCCTGGGACACCAAGAAG CTCTCGTCGTCCTCAGCTCGGCCGCGGTCCTGCGAAGTGCCCGGGATCCA CGTCTTTCCATCCCCAGCTCAGCCTGCCAACACCCCCCTGCTGCCCAACGCGCTGAACACGGGCGGCTCCCTGCCAGACCTCACCAgcctgcacttcccctccccgctgcccacCCCCCTGGACCCCGACGAGCCCAGCTACCCCAGCCTGAGCGGTGGCAGCAGCACCGGGAACCTGGCCAGCACCATGACACATCTGGGcatcagcagcagcatggggctggggacGGGCTACGGCTCCGCAG GACTTACCTCACCTATGCAGAGCTCCCTGAGTCACCCCGCCCTGCAGTCCTCGCTTAGCAACCCCAACCTGCAGGCCTCCCTGCGCCCCCAGAGCAGCGCCTCCatgccctcctccctcagcaccccctcgctgtcctcctccctcagcaccccctcgctcccctcctccctcagcagccagtcCATGCAGTCCTCGCCCAGCAACCCCAGCCTGCAGGCCGGCTCTAGCAGCGCCTCCTACTCCCCCCTGGTGCAGGCGTCCCTGAGCACGTCGCCCCGCCGGCGGGCCCCGCTcagccccctcaccctccccatGGGCGGCGAGTCGAGAAGGCAGCACCCCAAACAGTTCTCACCAACAATGTCACCCACATTGTCCTCCATCACCCAG GGCGTGCCATTGGACACCAGCAAGCTGCCAGTCGACCAGAGGCTCCCGCCGTACCCCTGCAACCAGCCCGGCCTGCTGGCGCagtcgcagcagcagcagcacggcGCGCCCGCGCAGCGGCCCTACCTGCCGCAGTACCCGCATAGCccttccctgcagcagcagctctgccagCCGCTGGGCGACTTCAGCCTGGGCAGC CTGGAGCAGTTCGGCATGGGGGAGAGCCCCCCCGGCAGCATCCCGCTCAACCACCACGGCTTCCCCGAGGGCCTGGGTGCCTTAAACTACCCCTCGGCGGAGAGCCTGGGGCTCTCGGCCAGCGGCAGCCTCCACGAGCCCCGTCTGCTGAGCCGGCACGCCCTGAGCAACTGCAGCCGCCACGGGCCCATCCCCAACATCGTGCTGACAG GGGACTCCCCGCCCGGCATCTCCAAGGAGGTGGCGTCGGCGCTGGCCGGGGTGCCCGGCTTCGAGGTGGAcacgtccctgggcctggaggagGATCTCAAGATCGAGCCGCTCACGCTGGACGGCCTGAGCATGCTCAGCGACCCCTACGCCCTCCTGACGGACCCGGCGGTGGAGGACTCCTTCCGGACGGACCGGCTGCAGTGA
- the CRTC2 gene encoding CREB-regulated transcription coactivator 2 isoform X1, whose amino-acid sequence MAASGSGAGPGPGSSAAAGASNPRKFSEKIALQKQRQAEETAAFEEVMMEIGSTRLQAQKLRLAHSRGPYYSGSLPNVNQIGSGVSEFQGPLHSPLDSARSTRHHGLVERVQRDPRRMMSPLRRYVRQIDSSPYSPAYLSPPPEPGWRRNVPWGNFPMEKGHLFRLPSALNRTNSDSALHTSVMNPSPQDAYLGPSQGAPPPNRRGGFLDGDEDSKVFLFQVPPIEENFLDDNKHLLKPWDTKKLSSSSARPRSCEVPGIHVFPSPAQPANTPLLPNALNTGGSLPDLTSLHFPSPLPTPLDPDEPSYPSLSGGSSTGNLASTMTHLGISSSMGLGTGYGSAGLTSPMQSSLSHPALQSSLSNPNLQASLRPQSSASMPSSLSTPSLSSSLSTPSLPSSLSSQSMQSSPSNPSLQAGSSSASYSPLVQASLSTSPRRRAPLSPLTLPMGGESRRQHPKQFSPTMSPTLSSITQGVPLDTSKLPVDQRLPPYPCNQPGLLAQSQQQQHGAPAQRPYLPQYPHSPSLQQQLCQPLGDFSLGSLEQFGMGESPPGSIPLNHHGFPEGLGALNYPSAESLGLSASGSLHEPRLLSRHALSNCSRHGPIPNIVLTGDSPPGISKEVASALAGVPGFEVDTSLGLEEDLKIEPLTLDGLSMLSDPYALLTDPAVEDSFRTDRLQ is encoded by the exons TTGCAGGCGCAGAAGCTGCGGCTGGCTCACAGCCGGGGCCCCTACTACAGCGGCTCACTGCCCAACGTCAACCAGATCGGGAGCGGCGTCTCCGAGTTCCAG GGTCCCCTGCATTCGCCTCTGGACTCGGCGCGCAGCACCCGGCACCACGGGCTGGTGGAGCGAGTGCAGCGCGACCCCCGGCGGATGATGTCCCCGCTGCGCCGCTATGTGCGCCAG ATCGACAGCTCTCCCTACAGCCCGGCCTACCTGTCGCCGCCTCCCGAGCCCGGCTGGAGAAG GAACGTGCCCTGGGGGAACTTTCCCATGGAGAAGGGCCACTTGTTCCGGCTGCCCTCCGCGCTCAACAG AACAAATTCGGATTCGGCGCTTCACACGAGCGTGATGAACCCCAGCCCGCAGGACGCGTACTTGGGCCCCTCGCAGGGCGCCCCCCCTCCCAATCGCAGGGGCG GTTTCCTGGACGGGGATGAGGACAGTAAAG TGTTCCTCTTCCAAGTGCCGCCCATCGAGGAGAACTTCCTGGACGACAACAAGCACTTACTGAAGCCCTGGGACACCAAGAAG CTCTCGTCGTCCTCAGCTCGGCCGCGGTCCTGCGAAGTGCCCGGGATCCA CGTCTTTCCATCCCCAGCTCAGCCTGCCAACACCCCCCTGCTGCCCAACGCGCTGAACACGGGCGGCTCCCTGCCAGACCTCACCAgcctgcacttcccctccccgctgcccacCCCCCTGGACCCCGACGAGCCCAGCTACCCCAGCCTGAGCGGTGGCAGCAGCACCGGGAACCTGGCCAGCACCATGACACATCTGGGcatcagcagcagcatggggctggggacGGGCTACGGCTCCGCAG GACTTACCTCACCTATGCAGAGCTCCCTGAGTCACCCCGCCCTGCAGTCCTCGCTTAGCAACCCCAACCTGCAGGCCTCCCTGCGCCCCCAGAGCAGCGCCTCCatgccctcctccctcagcaccccctcgctgtcctcctccctcagcaccccctcgctcccctcctccctcagcagccagtcCATGCAGTCCTCGCCCAGCAACCCCAGCCTGCAGGCCGGCTCTAGCAGCGCCTCCTACTCCCCCCTGGTGCAGGCGTCCCTGAGCACGTCGCCCCGCCGGCGGGCCCCGCTcagccccctcaccctccccatGGGCGGCGAGTCGAGAAGGCAGCACCCCAAACAGTTCTCACCAACAATGTCACCCACATTGTCCTCCATCACCCAG GGCGTGCCATTGGACACCAGCAAGCTGCCAGTCGACCAGAGGCTCCCGCCGTACCCCTGCAACCAGCCCGGCCTGCTGGCGCagtcgcagcagcagcagcacggcGCGCCCGCGCAGCGGCCCTACCTGCCGCAGTACCCGCATAGCccttccctgcagcagcagctctgccagCCGCTGGGCGACTTCAGCCTGGGCAGC CTGGAGCAGTTCGGCATGGGGGAGAGCCCCCCCGGCAGCATCCCGCTCAACCACCACGGCTTCCCCGAGGGCCTGGGTGCCTTAAACTACCCCTCGGCGGAGAGCCTGGGGCTCTCGGCCAGCGGCAGCCTCCACGAGCCCCGTCTGCTGAGCCGGCACGCCCTGAGCAACTGCAGCCGCCACGGGCCCATCCCCAACATCGTGCTGACAG GGGACTCCCCGCCCGGCATCTCCAAGGAGGTGGCGTCGGCGCTGGCCGGGGTGCCCGGCTTCGAGGTGGAcacgtccctgggcctggaggagGATCTCAAGATCGAGCCGCTCACGCTGGACGGCCTGAGCATGCTCAGCGACCCCTACGCCCTCCTGACGGACCCGGCGGTGGAGGACTCCTTCCGGACGGACCGGCTGCAGTGA